A part of Myxococcus landrumus genomic DNA contains:
- a CDS encoding regulatory protein RecX yields the protein MEDDRTGQDSRPLRKQKRPRKVSPRYLENAALHYLKRYASTVSQLKRVLVRRVDRSVKEHGGDKAEALGWLEALTQKLVRNGLINDDAYAGMKAQSLRASGRSTRVIAQKLRMKGVDAELVQRKLAQATAEVSDEQAARIWARKKRLGPFRKNLETREENRKRDLAALARAGFSFGTAKKVIDGALDEDVRES from the coding sequence GTGGAAGACGACCGGACCGGACAGGACAGCAGGCCCCTCAGGAAGCAGAAGCGACCCCGGAAGGTGTCTCCCCGCTACCTGGAGAACGCGGCGCTGCACTACTTGAAGCGCTATGCCTCCACGGTGAGCCAGCTCAAGCGCGTGCTCGTGCGCCGGGTGGACCGCTCCGTGAAGGAGCACGGCGGAGACAAGGCGGAGGCGCTCGGGTGGCTTGAGGCGCTGACGCAGAAGCTGGTGCGCAACGGGCTCATCAACGACGACGCCTATGCGGGGATGAAGGCGCAGTCGCTGCGAGCGTCGGGACGCAGCACGCGCGTGATTGCGCAGAAGCTGCGGATGAAGGGCGTGGACGCGGAGTTGGTGCAGCGCAAGCTGGCGCAGGCGACGGCGGAGGTCTCCGACGAGCAGGCGGCTCGCATCTGGGCGCGGAAGAAGCGGCTGGGGCCGTTCCGCAAGAACCTGGAGACGCGCGAGGAGAACCGCAAGCGGGACCTGGCTGCGCTGGCGCGGGCGGGGTTCTCGTTCGGGACTGCGAAGAAGGTCATCGACGGGGCGCTCGACGAGGACGTGCGGGAATCGTGA
- a CDS encoding LysR family transcriptional regulator, producing MALTPLNELAVFIAVARHKSFTRAAKELGVSTSAVSHTVRLLEERAGGALLSRTTRSVSLTDMGQRLLERAGPGLEAALSALDHLSADTSEVTGTLRLSVPVTSISTVLEPVLPRFMQEHPHVRVEVRVSDRFVNIVQEGLDAGIRLSESVERDMVQVRLTPPFRFVIVGSPAYLKKRGTPTRPEDLEHHDCISFRAPTTGLLYHWELERGRRELRVPVKGPLVADHAQFMLRMAMAGVGLAYLAEIEAEPALRSGAVRAVMEDWAPSVPGLFLYYPHRARASPPLRAFINLARKVLPVK from the coding sequence ATGGCTCTGACGCCCCTGAATGAGCTGGCCGTGTTCATCGCCGTCGCCCGGCACAAGAGCTTCACCCGCGCGGCGAAGGAGCTGGGGGTCTCCACCTCCGCCGTGAGCCACACGGTGCGACTCCTCGAGGAGCGCGCGGGCGGCGCACTGCTGTCCCGGACCACGCGCAGCGTGTCGCTCACGGACATGGGGCAGCGGCTGCTGGAGCGCGCAGGGCCCGGCCTGGAGGCGGCGCTCAGTGCGCTCGACCACCTGTCCGCGGATACCTCCGAGGTGACGGGCACGCTGCGGCTCTCCGTCCCCGTCACGTCCATCTCGACCGTGCTCGAACCCGTCCTCCCGCGCTTCATGCAGGAGCACCCTCACGTGCGAGTGGAGGTGCGCGTGTCGGACCGGTTCGTGAACATCGTGCAGGAAGGACTCGACGCCGGCATCCGGCTGTCCGAGTCCGTCGAGCGCGACATGGTGCAGGTCCGCCTCACGCCGCCCTTCCGCTTCGTCATCGTCGGCTCCCCCGCGTACCTCAAGAAGCGAGGGACACCCACGCGGCCCGAGGACCTGGAGCATCACGACTGCATCAGCTTCCGAGCCCCCACGACGGGCCTGCTCTACCACTGGGAATTGGAGCGAGGACGCCGCGAGCTGCGTGTCCCCGTGAAGGGGCCGCTGGTCGCGGACCATGCCCAGTTCATGCTGCGCATGGCGATGGCGGGCGTGGGGCTGGCGTACCTCGCGGAGATTGAAGCCGAGCCCGCGTTGCGCTCGGGCGCGGTGCGAGCCGTGATGGAGGATTGGGCGCCCTCCGTGCCCGGCCTGTTCCTGTACTACCCCCACCGTGCCCGCGCCTCTCCCCCGCTGCGCGCCTTCATCAACCTGGCGCGAAAGGTCCTCCCGGTGAAGTGA
- a CDS encoding aldo/keto reductase, whose amino-acid sequence MAHMTANTTKQRIDSLARYHLLGRSGLRVSPLALGTMTFGTEWGWGSPKETAHRLLARYLEAGGNFLDTADGYTGGTSEEIIGDYFAKQGGRDSAVIATKFTINMIPGDPNAGGNGRKNIHRALEASLRRLKTDYVDLYWLHAWDGITPLEEVMQTLTDLVSAGKIRYIGLSDVPAWYFARAQTLAERQGWERVVALQLEYSLLERNIEREHIPAALALGASITPWSPLGSGMLSGKYTREGLTAKGEGRLPAIQGGGNPGLEKLFTERNWRIVDTLLEVSRELDRSPAQVALAWVARRPGVASTIIGATKLEQLEANLHALDVEIPQAQADRLEAASRPELVHPYIFFENTFFSGGMFSGGTTIRAEPTWFRPVAR is encoded by the coding sequence ATGGCGCACATGACGGCGAACACGACGAAGCAGCGCATCGACTCGTTGGCCCGGTATCACCTGCTGGGGCGCTCGGGGCTAAGGGTGAGCCCGTTGGCGCTGGGGACCATGACGTTCGGCACGGAGTGGGGGTGGGGGAGTCCCAAGGAGACGGCGCACAGGCTGCTGGCCCGCTACCTGGAGGCGGGGGGCAACTTCCTCGACACGGCGGATGGGTACACGGGCGGGACGAGTGAGGAAATCATCGGGGACTACTTCGCGAAGCAGGGCGGCCGGGACAGCGCCGTCATCGCGACGAAGTTCACCATCAACATGATTCCGGGTGACCCGAACGCGGGAGGCAACGGGCGCAAGAACATCCACCGCGCGCTGGAGGCGTCGCTGCGCCGGTTGAAGACGGACTACGTGGACCTCTACTGGCTGCACGCGTGGGATGGCATCACTCCGCTGGAGGAGGTGATGCAGACGCTGACGGACCTCGTGAGCGCGGGGAAGATTCGCTACATCGGGTTGTCGGACGTGCCGGCGTGGTACTTCGCGCGGGCACAGACGCTGGCGGAGCGTCAGGGGTGGGAGCGGGTGGTCGCGCTTCAGCTCGAGTACTCGCTGTTGGAGCGCAACATCGAGCGCGAGCACATCCCGGCGGCGCTGGCGCTCGGGGCGAGCATCACGCCGTGGAGTCCGCTGGGCTCGGGGATGTTGTCGGGCAAGTACACGCGAGAGGGGCTGACGGCGAAGGGAGAAGGGCGGCTCCCGGCCATCCAGGGAGGAGGAAACCCGGGCCTGGAGAAGCTCTTCACGGAGCGGAACTGGCGCATCGTCGACACGTTGCTGGAGGTGTCGCGAGAGCTGGACAGGTCTCCGGCGCAGGTGGCGCTGGCATGGGTGGCGCGCCGGCCCGGGGTCGCGTCGACCATCATCGGTGCGACGAAGCTGGAGCAGCTCGAGGCGAACCTGCACGCGCTGGATGTGGAGATTCCGCAGGCGCAGGCGGACCGGCTGGAGGCCGCCAGCCGTCCGGAGCTCGTCCACCCGTACATCTTCTTCGAGAACACGTTCTTCAGCGGGGGCATGTTCAGCGGCGGGACGACCATCCGCGCGGAGCCGACCTGGTTCCGCCCGGTGGCACGCTGA
- a CDS encoding Uma2 family endonuclease → MAYGKRETEGVATLADIEALPEGVVGEIIDGALYTHARPGGGHVYLGLRLFGELDGPFQLGNPGPGGWWLMVEPGVRAPGSPEFVPDLAGWRRERVATLPERQWTLPPDWVCEILSPSTRAYDLNIKRPFYARLGIHHLWLIDMVSRTLTVSELRDGQWTELGVYTDGDSLIRIPPFEDVELRWGWLWRSIQRTD, encoded by the coding sequence ATGGCCTACGGCAAGCGCGAAACGGAGGGCGTCGCAACCCTCGCCGACATCGAGGCTCTGCCTGAGGGCGTCGTGGGCGAGATCATCGATGGTGCGCTGTACACACATGCCCGCCCCGGGGGCGGACATGTCTATCTGGGGCTGAGATTGTTTGGCGAGCTGGACGGTCCGTTCCAGCTCGGCAACCCCGGGCCTGGCGGTTGGTGGCTCATGGTCGAGCCCGGAGTGCGAGCCCCTGGCTCACCCGAGTTCGTTCCAGACCTCGCGGGGTGGCGACGCGAACGTGTCGCCACGCTCCCGGAGCGGCAGTGGACCCTTCCACCCGATTGGGTCTGCGAAATCCTGTCGCCCTCGACTCGCGCGTATGACCTGAACATCAAGCGCCCGTTCTACGCGAGGCTCGGCATCCACCACCTGTGGCTCATCGACATGGTCTCGCGCACGCTCACCGTGAGCGAGCTGCGCGACGGGCAATGGACCGAGCTGGGTGTCTACACCGACGGGGATTCCCTCATCCGAATCCCACCCTTCGAGGATGTCGAGCTGCGCTGGGGATGGCTCTGGCGCTCGATTCAACGAACCGACTGA
- a CDS encoding Uma2 family endonuclease, giving the protein MAYGKRETEGVATLTDIEALPEGVVGEIIDGTLYVHAQPRPGHMDILGGLFAELRGPFQYGRGGPGGWWIQVEPGIELDGSPEFIPDVAGWRKERIARLPATSWRLAPDWACEVLSPSTRGYDQRIKRPFYARIGIRHLWFVDVESRTLTVSELREGHWTELGVYGDDDVVRVPPFEEVELRLGELWPLVESSDAG; this is encoded by the coding sequence ATGGCCTACGGCAAGCGCGAAACGGAGGGCGTCGCAACCCTCACCGACATCGAGGCTCTGCCTGAGGGCGTCGTGGGCGAGATCATCGATGGGACGTTGTATGTGCATGCCCAGCCAAGACCTGGGCATATGGACATTCTGGGAGGCCTGTTCGCCGAGCTGCGGGGGCCATTCCAGTACGGGCGCGGTGGGCCTGGGGGATGGTGGATTCAGGTAGAGCCCGGCATCGAGCTGGACGGCTCCCCGGAGTTCATTCCGGACGTCGCGGGGTGGCGGAAGGAGCGCATCGCGCGGCTCCCAGCGACGTCATGGCGGCTGGCTCCGGACTGGGCTTGTGAAGTCCTCTCACCTTCGACGCGTGGGTATGACCAACGCATCAAGCGCCCGTTCTACGCGCGCATTGGCATCCGGCATCTATGGTTCGTCGACGTGGAGTCGCGCACGCTCACCGTGAGCGAGCTGCGCGAGGGCCACTGGACCGAGCTGGGTGTGTACGGTGACGACGACGTCGTTCGAGTGCCACCGTTCGAGGAAGTCGAGCTGCGGCTCGGGGAACTCTGGCCTCTCGTGGAGTCGTCCGACGCGGGGTAG
- a CDS encoding SDR family oxidoreductase, which produces MKKVLVLGATSAIAQATVRLLAARGASLYLVGRNAANLDAVTKDAATRGAAKVESKAVDLNDFATHEALVEGAFQALGGLDGVVLAHGVLGDQAESQATWTATEAVLRTNFMSAVSLLTPLANRFEAQKAGTMVVISSVAGDRGRQSNYVYGASKGALNVFLQGLRNRLAKANVAVVTVKPGFVDTPMTAHLPKNKLFASPEKVARGLLRAADSRKNEVYVPGIWALIMLIIKSIPESVFKKLKL; this is translated from the coding sequence ATGAAGAAAGTGCTCGTCCTCGGCGCCACCAGCGCCATTGCCCAGGCCACGGTGCGGCTGCTCGCCGCGCGGGGGGCCTCGCTGTACCTCGTGGGCCGCAACGCGGCGAACCTGGATGCGGTGACGAAGGATGCCGCCACGCGGGGCGCCGCGAAGGTGGAGTCGAAGGCGGTGGACCTGAACGACTTCGCCACGCATGAGGCGCTGGTGGAGGGTGCGTTCCAGGCGTTGGGTGGGTTGGATGGCGTGGTGCTCGCGCACGGCGTGCTGGGAGACCAGGCGGAGTCGCAGGCCACGTGGACAGCGACGGAGGCGGTGCTGCGCACCAACTTCATGAGCGCCGTGTCGCTGCTGACGCCGCTGGCCAACCGCTTCGAGGCGCAGAAGGCGGGCACGATGGTGGTCATCTCGTCGGTGGCGGGAGACCGGGGCCGGCAGAGCAACTACGTGTACGGCGCGTCGAAGGGCGCGCTGAACGTGTTCCTCCAGGGTCTGCGCAACCGTCTGGCGAAGGCCAACGTGGCGGTGGTGACGGTGAAGCCGGGCTTCGTGGACACACCGATGACGGCGCACCTGCCGAAGAACAAGCTGTTCGCGTCGCCGGAGAAGGTGGCGCGAGGGCTGCTGCGCGCCGCGGACTCGCGCAAGAACGAGGTCTACGTCCCCGGCATCTGGGCGCTCATCATGCTCATCATCAAGAGCATCCCGGAATCCGTGTTCAAGAAGTTGAAGCTCTAG
- a CDS encoding FAD-binding oxidoreductase, with product MKSLESWGRYPQVEQRTQALTWRSDALPEVSGSVLPHGLGRSYGDSCLNGGGTLLLTSGLDKFIDFDPATGVVRCEAGVSLDMILRLGAPRGWFLPVTPGTKFVTVGGAIANDVHGKNHHCAGTFGRYVRRFELVRSDGSRRICSPDENPDWYGATIGGLGLTGLITWAEVQLKPISNPYVLQETVPLANLDEFLVVARESEADHQFTMAWVDCLARGKKVGRGLLYRGNFAPPQFDGLPLAKSHLSHGIGLAVPMDMPSFCLNRLTVSAFNWLYFHRQNGRPKQRLTHYDPFFYPLDAIYGWNRIYGRRGFLQFQCVVPYSTARDALKDILERSSRGGLPSFLSVLKTFGDIPSPGWLSFPRKGVTLAMDFANRGEKTYRLVEELDRVTREAGGAVYPAKDARMSPESFAAYFPRHTEFAGYVDPAFSSSFWRRMHPVSLPFSLESERASGAPQPQSVLALR from the coding sequence ATGAAGTCATTGGAGTCCTGGGGGCGCTACCCCCAAGTCGAGCAGCGCACGCAGGCGCTGACGTGGCGCTCGGATGCATTGCCGGAGGTGTCCGGCTCGGTGTTGCCGCATGGCCTTGGGCGCAGCTATGGCGACTCCTGCCTCAACGGGGGCGGGACGCTGCTGCTCACCTCGGGGTTGGACAAGTTCATCGACTTCGACCCGGCGACGGGCGTGGTGCGCTGCGAGGCGGGTGTCTCGCTGGACATGATTCTGCGGCTGGGCGCGCCGCGCGGCTGGTTCCTGCCGGTGACGCCGGGGACCAAGTTCGTCACGGTGGGTGGGGCCATCGCCAATGACGTGCATGGCAAGAACCACCACTGCGCGGGCACCTTTGGCCGGTACGTGCGCCGCTTCGAACTGGTGCGCTCGGACGGCAGCCGCCGCATCTGTTCGCCGGATGAGAACCCGGACTGGTATGGCGCCACGATTGGCGGCCTGGGCCTGACGGGGCTCATCACGTGGGCGGAGGTGCAGCTCAAGCCCATCAGCAATCCGTACGTGCTCCAGGAGACGGTGCCGCTCGCGAACCTGGATGAGTTCCTGGTCGTGGCGCGCGAGTCCGAGGCGGACCACCAGTTCACCATGGCGTGGGTGGACTGCCTGGCGCGCGGCAAGAAGGTGGGCCGGGGGTTGTTGTACCGGGGCAACTTCGCGCCGCCGCAGTTCGACGGGCTGCCGCTGGCCAAGAGCCACCTGTCGCACGGCATCGGGTTGGCCGTGCCCATGGACATGCCGTCCTTCTGCCTGAACCGGCTGACGGTGTCGGCGTTCAACTGGCTGTACTTCCACCGGCAGAACGGCAGGCCCAAGCAGCGGCTGACGCACTACGACCCGTTCTTCTATCCGCTGGATGCCATCTACGGGTGGAACCGCATCTACGGCCGTCGCGGCTTCCTCCAGTTCCAGTGCGTGGTGCCGTACTCGACGGCGCGCGACGCGCTGAAGGACATCCTGGAGCGGAGCTCTCGTGGGGGCCTGCCCAGCTTCTTGTCTGTGTTGAAGACGTTTGGAGACATTCCCTCTCCGGGTTGGCTGTCCTTCCCGCGCAAGGGCGTGACCTTGGCCATGGACTTCGCCAACCGGGGAGAGAAGACGTACCGGCTGGTGGAGGAGTTGGACCGGGTGACGCGCGAGGCGGGGGGCGCGGTGTATCCGGCGAAGGATGCGCGCATGAGCCCGGAGAGCTTCGCGGCGTACTTCCCGCGCCACACGGAGTTCGCGGGGTATGTCGACCCGGCGTTCTCCTCGTCGTTCTGGCGGCGGATGCACCCGGTGAGCCTGCCCTTCTCGCTGGAGTCCGAGCGAGCCTCGGGGGCTCCGCAACCGCAGTCCGTGCTAGCGCTTCGCTGA
- a CDS encoding UbiA family prenyltransferase, protein MRPESSLSASPADVALAVDLDGTLVRTDTLHENLLVLFKRAPWLLLLLPLWVLKGKAYFKSEVARRAALDARYLPYNEELLAFLQEEKARGRKLVLATAADQRIADAVAAHLGLFSEVHASNGTENLSGTRKLAKLKATLGTFDYAGNDAVDLPLWRESREVVVVHAPASVLKQAQGLGRPVARVFEKPSTSPRVWVKALRVHQWAKNALVFVPMLAAHKAASANLLTQAALGFLAFSLCASSVYVLNDLLDLDADRRHPSKKKRPFAACTLPVSVGVVLAPLLLIAGAAVCLLLPPAFGALLAAYYALTLAYSLRLKQVVMLDVLVLAGLYTVRIFGGSLAVGVPTSSWLLMFSMFLFLSLALVKRLSEVRRLRQSNETSAHGRGYLSQDYEQLASLGAAAGQVSVLVLALYISSKEVTAYYDHPERLWLLCPVMLYWVGRVWVLAHRGEVNEDPLVFALKDRVSYAVGAVAALVLWAAT, encoded by the coding sequence ATGCGTCCTGAATCCTCTCTTTCCGCAAGCCCGGCTGACGTGGCGCTCGCCGTCGACCTCGACGGCACCCTGGTGCGCACCGACACGCTGCACGAGAACCTGCTCGTCCTCTTCAAGCGAGCGCCCTGGCTGCTGCTCCTGCTGCCGTTGTGGGTGCTCAAGGGCAAGGCGTACTTCAAGTCAGAGGTCGCCCGGCGGGCGGCGCTGGACGCCCGGTACCTGCCGTACAACGAAGAGCTGCTCGCGTTCCTCCAGGAGGAGAAGGCGCGAGGCCGCAAGCTGGTGCTGGCCACGGCGGCCGACCAGCGCATCGCCGACGCGGTGGCCGCGCACCTGGGCCTCTTCTCGGAGGTCCACGCGAGCAACGGCACGGAGAACCTGTCGGGCACGCGCAAGCTGGCGAAGCTGAAGGCCACGCTGGGCACGTTCGACTACGCGGGCAATGACGCGGTGGACCTGCCGCTGTGGCGCGAGTCGCGCGAGGTGGTGGTGGTCCACGCCCCCGCGAGCGTGCTCAAGCAGGCCCAGGGACTGGGGCGCCCCGTCGCCCGCGTGTTCGAGAAGCCCTCGACGAGCCCCCGCGTCTGGGTGAAGGCCCTGCGCGTGCACCAGTGGGCGAAGAACGCGCTCGTCTTCGTGCCGATGCTGGCCGCGCACAAGGCGGCCTCGGCGAACCTGCTCACCCAGGCCGCGCTGGGCTTCCTGGCGTTCAGCCTGTGCGCCTCCAGCGTGTACGTGCTCAATGACTTGCTGGACCTGGACGCGGACCGGCGGCACCCGTCGAAGAAGAAGCGGCCATTCGCCGCGTGCACGCTGCCGGTGAGCGTGGGCGTGGTGCTGGCGCCGCTGCTGCTCATCGCGGGCGCGGCGGTGTGTCTGCTCCTGCCTCCGGCCTTCGGGGCGCTGTTGGCCGCGTACTACGCGCTGACGCTGGCGTACTCGCTGCGGCTCAAGCAGGTGGTGATGCTGGACGTGCTGGTGCTGGCGGGCCTGTACACGGTGCGCATCTTCGGCGGCTCGCTGGCGGTGGGCGTGCCCACGTCGAGCTGGCTGTTGATGTTCAGCATGTTCCTGTTCCTCTCGCTGGCGCTGGTGAAGCGGCTGAGCGAGGTGCGCCGGCTGCGCCAGTCCAACGAGACGTCCGCGCACGGGCGCGGCTATCTGTCGCAGGACTACGAGCAGCTCGCGAGCCTGGGCGCGGCGGCCGGACAGGTGTCCGTGCTGGTGCTGGCGCTCTACATCTCCTCCAAGGAAGTGACGGCGTACTACGACCACCCGGAGCGGCTCTGGCTCCTGTGCCCGGTGATGCTCTACTGGGTGGGTCGGGTCTGGGTGCTGGCCCACCGTGGCGAGGTGAATGAGGATCCGCTCGTCTTCGCGCTCAAGGACCGGGTGAGCTACGCGGTGGGGGCCGTCGCGGCGCTGGTGTTGTGGGCGGCCACATGA
- a CDS encoding class I SAM-dependent methyltransferase has translation MRLGLKADNLLERVADWFNLAPQPLAHAFFGMMASRTLMAGVRLGVYQALADGAATSEALATRLKLSAEGTRSLMEALVACEAVERQRDGRYRLASRSKRWLDPRSPQYVGAFLEFNYAQWDWWTGLEGVVRSGEAVDIHDFAPDDPRWRDYIHAMHQLARLAAPEVAGAIPLPRGARNLLDLGGAHGWYAAELCQRHRGLRATVLDLEGSARVGRDIIASAGLSHLVTHQAGDILTADLGGIHDGVLLFQVMHHLTPAQNVALLRRIRGALAPKGTLAVLEYLREDVQAPTSSAPLIGLHYFVTSGAAAYTPAEVEGFLDDAGYRIESSRPIRHLPLQTLLIARLD, from the coding sequence ATGAGGCTGGGGCTCAAGGCGGACAACCTGCTGGAGCGCGTGGCGGACTGGTTCAACCTGGCACCGCAGCCCCTGGCCCACGCCTTCTTCGGGATGATGGCGTCGCGCACGCTGATGGCCGGTGTGCGGCTGGGCGTGTACCAGGCGCTGGCGGACGGGGCGGCGACGTCCGAGGCGCTCGCGACGCGACTGAAGCTGTCGGCGGAAGGCACGCGCTCGCTGATGGAGGCGCTGGTGGCGTGCGAGGCCGTGGAGCGGCAGCGCGATGGCCGCTACCGGCTGGCGTCCCGCTCGAAGCGGTGGCTGGACCCGCGCTCGCCCCAGTACGTGGGGGCCTTCCTGGAGTTCAACTACGCGCAATGGGACTGGTGGACGGGGCTGGAGGGCGTGGTGCGCTCCGGCGAGGCGGTGGACATCCACGACTTCGCCCCGGACGACCCGCGCTGGCGCGACTACATCCACGCCATGCACCAGCTCGCCCGGCTGGCGGCCCCGGAGGTCGCCGGGGCCATCCCCCTGCCCCGAGGCGCCCGAAACCTCCTGGACCTGGGCGGCGCGCATGGCTGGTACGCGGCGGAGCTGTGCCAGCGGCACCGGGGGCTGAGGGCCACGGTGCTGGATTTGGAGGGCAGCGCCCGCGTGGGCCGGGACATCATCGCCTCCGCGGGGCTGAGCCACCTCGTCACCCATCAGGCCGGGGACATCCTCACCGCCGACCTGGGGGGCATCCATGACGGGGTGCTGCTGTTCCAGGTGATGCACCACCTGACGCCCGCACAGAACGTGGCGCTCCTGCGCCGCATCCGGGGCGCGCTGGCCCCCAAGGGGACGCTGGCGGTGCTGGAGTACCTGCGCGAGGACGTCCAGGCGCCCACCAGCTCCGCGCCCCTCATCGGCCTGCACTACTTCGTGACATCGGGCGCGGCCGCCTACACGCCCGCGGAGGTGGAGGGCTTCCTGGACGACGCCGGCTACCGCATCGAGAGCAGCCGCCCCATCCGCCACCTCCCCCTCCAGACGCTCCTCATCGCCCGGCTCGACTGA
- a CDS encoding MXAN_6627.5 family MYXO-CTERM protein, whose translation MASLRHILRARGLFLLAGLALAVPSLALAQQQDGGVIVPLPDASSGEGGSDRDNPEGDDGTGRVNTACRSTRDCSPRFSCEDGTCRYTGVRKAEQVGCVMGAEAALVLVGLAGMALPRRKR comes from the coding sequence ATGGCTTCTCTCCGTCACATCCTTCGCGCCCGAGGCCTCTTCCTGCTGGCCGGTCTGGCTCTCGCCGTGCCCTCCCTCGCGCTGGCCCAGCAGCAGGATGGCGGCGTCATCGTTCCCCTGCCGGATGCCTCATCCGGAGAGGGAGGCTCGGACCGGGACAACCCGGAGGGTGATGACGGCACGGGGCGGGTGAACACGGCCTGCCGCAGCACCCGTGATTGCTCACCCCGTTTCAGTTGTGAGGATGGAACGTGCCGCTACACGGGTGTGCGCAAGGCGGAGCAGGTAGGCTGCGTGATGGGCGCGGAGGCCGCGCTGGTGCTGGTGGGGCTGGCGGGGATGGCCCTGCCCCGCCGGAAACGCTAG
- a CDS encoding response regulator — MAAPRILVVDDNPELLSLLTQLFEDAGYEVVGASRGRQAIEVARAQPPGAAVLDILLPDMMGYHLADALRKDNPQLPLLFITGVFKGGKHALEARQKYQSAGYFEKPFEAQKLLEAVTKVLPPEKKAPPPGSLQDAFEVELDIDVEEEGPQDVMELTGRIKVTGGGNITAEIRGANLTASPMQKVPATQVRPPTPGRPPDPPPVGSGPPGSRRGELKDNLPALLTAYYLSRETGELGVQKGKVKKVVYFEKGMPVFALSNLLADRFGQFLVRVGKIKPEQLQDASAVAGQTNRRTGDVLVERGLLKDTERLYYVGQQVKAVIYSLFAWDEGTYLMSFREKASSESIKLDVHPANLIVRGIKKLYKPERLRRLLQPEDRLIPAVAPAYQLNEVELERWEAELLPKIDGNRTVAELLAFANRPEHVVYGFLVAMMSLGILDKRS; from the coding sequence ATGGCCGCCCCCAGAATTCTCGTCGTCGATGACAACCCGGAGCTTCTCTCCCTCCTCACGCAACTGTTCGAGGACGCGGGCTACGAGGTTGTCGGCGCCAGCCGCGGCAGGCAGGCCATCGAGGTGGCTCGGGCCCAGCCTCCAGGCGCGGCTGTCTTGGATATCCTGCTGCCGGACATGATGGGCTACCACCTGGCGGATGCGCTGCGGAAGGACAACCCGCAGCTCCCGCTGTTGTTCATCACGGGTGTCTTCAAGGGCGGCAAGCACGCGCTGGAGGCTCGGCAGAAGTACCAGTCCGCGGGCTACTTCGAGAAACCCTTCGAGGCGCAGAAGCTGCTGGAGGCCGTCACCAAGGTCCTGCCTCCGGAAAAGAAGGCCCCGCCGCCCGGCTCGCTCCAGGACGCGTTCGAGGTGGAGCTCGACATCGACGTCGAGGAGGAGGGCCCGCAGGACGTGATGGAGCTGACCGGCCGCATCAAGGTGACCGGCGGCGGCAACATCACCGCGGAGATTCGCGGCGCCAACCTCACCGCCAGCCCCATGCAGAAGGTGCCGGCCACCCAGGTGCGGCCCCCCACGCCGGGCCGTCCGCCGGACCCGCCGCCGGTGGGCTCGGGTCCCCCGGGCAGCCGCCGTGGCGAGCTGAAGGACAACCTGCCCGCGCTGCTCACCGCCTACTACCTGTCTCGCGAGACGGGTGAGCTGGGTGTGCAGAAGGGCAAGGTGAAGAAGGTCGTCTATTTCGAGAAGGGCATGCCAGTGTTTGCCCTGTCCAATCTCCTGGCGGACCGGTTCGGCCAGTTCCTGGTGCGCGTGGGCAAGATAAAGCCCGAGCAGCTCCAGGACGCCTCCGCCGTGGCGGGACAGACGAACCGGCGCACCGGTGACGTGCTGGTGGAGCGCGGACTGCTCAAGGACACCGAGCGGCTCTACTACGTGGGCCAGCAGGTGAAGGCCGTCATCTACTCGCTCTTCGCGTGGGACGAGGGCACGTACCTGATGAGCTTCCGGGAGAAGGCCAGCTCGGAGTCCATCAAGCTGGATGTGCACCCGGCGAACCTCATCGTCCGCGGCATCAAGAAGCTCTACAAGCCGGAGCGCCTGCGCCGGCTGCTGCAGCCCGAGGACCGGCTCATCCCCGCCGTGGCCCCCGCCTACCAGCTCAACGAGGTGGAGCTGGAGCGCTGGGAGGCGGAGCTGCTGCCCAAGATTGACGGCAACCGCACCGTCGCGGAGCTGCTGGCCTTCGCCAACCGCCCCGAGCACGTCGTCTACGGCTTCCTGGTGGCGATGATGTCGCTGGGCATCCTGGACAAGCGCTCGTAG